A genomic window from Bdellovibrio sp. SKB1291214 includes:
- a CDS encoding CoA-binding protein, translating into MNVKDTEIKALLEKYKKFAVYGLSNDATKPSHYVPLYMREHGWQMVGTYPKKHDAGGFQIYSSLKEVPTEYRKFVDVFRSSDKIPDVVDEVLAVGGVEVLWLQLGISHPEAEAKAEKAGIKVVSNRCLIIEHKRFF; encoded by the coding sequence ATGAACGTTAAAGACACTGAGATTAAAGCACTTCTTGAGAAATATAAGAAATTCGCCGTATATGGCTTAAGCAATGATGCAACCAAACCCAGTCATTATGTTCCCTTGTATATGCGGGAGCACGGATGGCAGATGGTGGGAACCTATCCCAAAAAACACGATGCCGGCGGATTTCAGATCTATTCATCATTAAAAGAAGTGCCAACAGAGTATCGAAAGTTTGTCGATGTCTTTAGAAGTTCAGACAAAATACCCGATGTTGTAGACGAAGTTTTAGCGGTCGGTGGAGTTGAAGTCTTATGGTTACAACTTGGAATCAGTCATCCCGAGGCAGAGGCCAAAGCAGAAAAGGCAGGGATTAAAGTTGTCTCTAATCGCTGCCTTATCATTGAACACAAACGTTTCTTTTAG